ATGAGACACTGTAGCCGGTTATTGCGAAATTTGCCCATGACACCTGAGTCTGCATTACTTTACCTGGACCTTCCTCATACTATCTTAATGGCCGATGCAGTCCAACCATTGACTGATGCTGCAAAGCAGTATCTTGCTGACCGATACAAGGATATAACCAAGCAAGTGcttgcattttatttaatttcggTTGCATTTTCTTAAATTTATGCACCGcaatttttgtttggttttttcTATTCTATCAAGTGCTATTTAATGATTCCTCTTCATACTTCTGTTAAGTTCTTTCCATTGCCCTTGTTGGAGATATGAGAGACTTGGGGAACAAACCATGGATTCAAAGGGACTGATGTGTGTGTTAGCATCTAATGTTTGGAACGCTCTTGTAGATAATTTTGGTGGATGGCTGTTAGTTCTCATCAATCAATTTCCTGTTATAAACATTTGAGAGGCTTTTTTTATTATGCTACTCCATGAACTGCCTTTTGGAAAAACACCTTTTTCTCTTCCATGACATTATTGATTCTAATTGTCCATTCTTTTGAAAAAGACCAGTTTGCTGTGCTgtcattcttcattcttttcatCTCAAAGCCATCTTTCTTTTTGAATGCTAACGTTCTTTTTTTTGACCAGGTTCCAGGAAGAGGTTATGGCCTTGCCTCTATCTGGAATAGAGGCAATTTTGGCCAGTGATGATCTCCAGGTTGCATCAGAAGATATTGTATTTGACTTTGTATTGAAGTGGGCTAAACAACATTACAACAGACTGGAAGAGAGGCGAGAAGTCTTGGCAACACGGCTTGCTCCTTTAATTCGCTTCCCCTGCATGAGCTGCCGAAAGCTTAAGAAGGTCTTAAACTGTAATGACTTTCAACAAGAGGGTGCATGCAATAAGCTTGTACTAGAAGCCGTATTTTACAAGGCGGAAACTCCACATCGTCAACGGTTGCTTGCAGCAGAAGAGACTTCTTCCTTGAACCGTTGTTTTGTGGAGAGAGCATATAAGTATCGTCCTGTTAAGGTGGTAGATTTTGTACTTCCCCAGCCGCAGTGTGTGGTGTACATGGATCTGAAGCGGGAGGAGTGTGCCTCTCTGTTCCCATCTGGCCGGATGTATTCTCAGGCATTCCATTTGGGTGAGCAAGGTTTTTTCCTTTCAGCACATTGCAACATGGACCAACAAAACTCTTTCCATTGCTTTGGGATGTTTTTGGGAATGCAGGATAAGGGCTCAGAAAGCTTTGCTCTGGACTATGAATTTGCTGCAAGATGTAGCCCAACAAATGAGTTTGTTAGCAAGTACAGAGGCAATTACACATTCACCGGAGGGAAGGCTGTTGGGTATAGAAACTTGTTTGGAATTCCATGGACTTCGTTCATTGGTGAGGATAGCATTTTCTTCATTAAGGATGTTCTCTACCTTAGAGCTGAGCTCACCATCAGACAGCCTTGACCTATTTTTAGctgttaatttttcattttttgttgaACCTGCTGTAGTAATCATCATGTCCCAGCCACTATGAACTAGGTTATATACTGGTGTTAGACTTGTTTATATTTGCTTAGGTTATATGCTAGTGTTAGACTTGATTTCATATCCGTTTTTTAAAATATCAACTACAAAATTTTCATCTTTTTGGTGTTTGTTGGGTTAAGATCTGAATGTGGTTTTAGAGTTCATGAAGACAAAAGTATTTTATTTACTGGGAAGCATTGTTCTTGATCCTTATCAATAATCAATAATAAATACATGCATATCATGAAAGCCTGCGGTGAAAAATGTCATTTGTGATGCCGTACTTTCCACGTTGTTTATGGGGAATCCTATTCTAACTTCCTCAACAGTCGTGTTGAACTCAATTCTTGATCACCACGAAAACAATTTAATGCTCGGCATATCagaaaataaacatttaattaaaCTAAAATTGACATATCAGAAAATAAACATCTAATCAAACTAAAATAAGAAAGCATCTAATTGCTTTTGATTATCTGACATTAAATAATTTGATGCAATGTTATTAGGATCGGGATCCTTCTTAAAATCGGTTAGAGGGTAAAAAATTGTAAATCCTAGGATCAGGATCAGATCGTAAATCCTTTAAGATTTTACTAGAAATGCAAATATATACTTCATAAAATACATATAAAAATTCTcagacataaaaaaaaaaagattcacATCAAAATCACTCAATGACATAATAAGTTTCTAATATAAGAATCATAATTCAAGTGC
This portion of the Lotus japonicus ecotype B-129 chromosome 3, LjGifu_v1.2 genome encodes:
- the LOC130746198 gene encoding BTB/POZ domain-containing protein At2g46260-like; this encodes MMKNSNALLPDQPINHHESSKSEFVDPALVMESERSHGGTSSESDFGFAFNDINFSDRLLRIEVINENPGVTTANSDGVTTTWARHSKRRRENVSDLIDLPDENHVLNVNQPDTDDDVAYGNQDKETYVVLEESPSGDEAANINDSNRSKDCSPATVVRVKTLHISSPILASKSPFFYKLFSNGMRESEERHVTLRINASEEDALMDLLNFMYSNTLKATAPSALLDVLMAADKFEVASCMRHCSRLLRNLPMTPESALLYLDLPHTILMADAVQPLTDAAKQYLADRYKDITKFQEEVMALPLSGIEAILASDDLQVASEDIVFDFVLKWAKQHYNRLEERREVLATRLAPLIRFPCMSCRKLKKVLNCNDFQQEGACNKLVLEAVFYKAETPHRQRLLAAEETSSLNRCFVERAYKYRPVKVVDFVLPQPQCVVYMDLKREECASLFPSGRMYSQAFHLGEQGFFLSAHCNMDQQNSFHCFGMFLGMQDKGSESFALDYEFAARCSPTNEFVSKYRGNYTFTGGKAVGYRNLFGIPWTSFIGEDSIFFIKDVLYLRAELTIRQP